The following are from one region of the Staphylococcus argenteus genome:
- a CDS encoding YdeI/OmpD-associated family protein yields the protein MIDKQPNEQVEAFLNKESQWQQEYRYLRDLIFNETELEEAYKWMHPCYTIKNKNVVLIHGFKNYVALLFHKGAILEDKYHTLIQQTEKVQAARQLRFENLEEIQARTEEIKYYLAEAIKVEKAGKKVEMKKTEDYVIPKELEDKFEEMPQLESSFYKLTPGRQHQYIYHIEQAKRSETRQKRVEKYINQILEGKGMHDK from the coding sequence ATGATAGATAAACAACCGAATGAACAAGTAGAAGCATTTTTAAATAAAGAAAGTCAATGGCAACAAGAATATCGATATTTGAGAGATTTAATCTTTAATGAAACAGAATTAGAGGAAGCGTATAAATGGATGCATCCTTGTTACACTATAAAGAATAAAAATGTTGTGCTCATTCATGGTTTTAAAAATTATGTTGCACTATTATTCCATAAAGGTGCTATTTTAGAAGATAAGTATCATACACTCATTCAACAGACTGAAAAAGTACAGGCAGCACGCCAGTTAAGATTTGAAAATCTAGAAGAGATTCAAGCGCGTACTGAAGAAATTAAATACTATTTAGCAGAAGCTATTAAAGTTGAAAAAGCTGGTAAAAAGGTTGAAATGAAGAAAACTGAGGATTATGTCATTCCAAAAGAACTTGAAGATAAATTTGAAGAAATGCCACAATTAGAGTCGTCATTTTATAAATTAACGCCAGGCAGACAGCATCAATACATTTATCATATTGAACAAGCTAAACGCAGTGAAACAAGACAAAAGCGTGTTGAAAAATATATTAACCAAATACTAGAAGGTAAAGGAATGCACGATAAGTAA
- a CDS encoding APC family permease — translation MNKDKQSHDDKINLSQLVLLGLGSLIGSGWLFGAWEASSIAGPAAIISWVIGFLVIGTIAYNYIEIGTMFPQSGGMSNYAQYTHGSLLGFIAAWANWVSLVTIIPIEAVSAVQYMSSWPWHWAKPMANLMENGSISTYGLLAVYLIIVIFSLLNYWSVKLLTSFTSLISVFKLGVPALTIIMLMLSGFDTSNYGHSASTFMPYGSAPIFAATTASGIIFSFNSFQTIINMGSEIKNPEKNIARGIAISLSISAVLYIILQSTFITSMPQSMLQHSGWSGINFNSPFADLAILLGINWLAILLYIEAVVSPFGTGVSFVAVTGRVLRAMEKNGHIPKFLGKMNEKYHIPRVAIIFNAIISMVMVTLFRDWGTLAAVISTATLVAYLTGPTTVIALRKMGPTMTRPFRAKILKVMAPLSFVLASLAIYWAMWPTTAEVILIIILGLPIYFFYEYRMNWRNTKKQIGGSLWIIVYLIVLSLLSFIGSKEFKGLNFIHYPFDFIVIIIVALIFYYIGTTSSFESVYFRRAKRINTKMTETLDKETKSSH, via the coding sequence ATGAATAAAGACAAGCAATCGCACGACGACAAAATTAATTTATCCCAACTAGTGTTATTAGGATTGGGGTCATTAATTGGATCTGGCTGGTTATTCGGTGCCTGGGAAGCATCTTCAATAGCTGGACCAGCCGCAATCATTTCATGGGTTATTGGTTTTCTAGTTATCGGAACCATTGCCTATAACTACATTGAAATTGGAACAATGTTCCCACAATCTGGCGGCATGAGTAACTATGCACAGTATACACACGGCTCACTTTTAGGCTTTATTGCAGCGTGGGCGAATTGGGTATCACTTGTTACAATTATACCAATCGAGGCTGTTTCAGCAGTTCAATATATGAGTTCATGGCCTTGGCATTGGGCAAAACCAATGGCAAATTTGATGGAAAATGGCTCTATAAGCACATACGGTTTACTAGCTGTGTATCTCATCATTGTTATCTTTTCATTATTAAATTATTGGTCAGTTAAACTTCTAACATCATTTACAAGTCTAATATCCGTGTTTAAGCTAGGTGTTCCTGCGTTAACAATTATCATGCTAATGCTATCTGGTTTTGATACGTCTAACTATGGTCATTCAGCAAGTACCTTTATGCCTTATGGTAGTGCACCAATATTTGCTGCAACAACAGCATCAGGGATTATTTTTTCATTCAATTCATTCCAGACAATTATTAATATGGGTTCAGAAATTAAAAATCCTGAAAAGAATATCGCGCGCGGTATCGCTATTTCACTGTCAATCAGTGCAGTGTTGTACATTATTCTGCAAAGTACATTTATTACCTCTATGCCTCAATCAATGTTACAACATAGTGGCTGGAGCGGTATCAATTTCAATTCGCCATTTGCTGATTTAGCTATCTTATTAGGCATTAATTGGTTAGCAATTTTACTTTATATTGAAGCAGTTGTTTCACCTTTTGGAACTGGAGTATCATTTGTTGCAGTTACAGGACGTGTTTTACGCGCAATGGAGAAAAATGGGCATATCCCTAAATTTCTTGGAAAAATGAATGAAAAGTATCATATTCCTCGTGTAGCAATCATTTTTAATGCCATTATTAGCATGGTTATGGTTACATTATTTAGAGATTGGGGTACGCTAGCAGCAGTTATTTCTACTGCCACTTTAGTTGCCTATTTAACTGGACCAACGACAGTGATTGCTTTACGTAAAATGGGGCCAACAATGACACGTCCATTCAGAGCAAAAATATTAAAAGTCATGGCGCCATTATCTTTTGTATTAGCATCTTTAGCTATATACTGGGCAATGTGGCCAACGACAGCAGAAGTTATTTTAATCATTATACTCGGTTTACCAATCTACTTCTTCTATGAATATCGAATGAATTGGCGTAATACGAAGAAGCAAATTGGCGGTAGTTTATGGATTATTGTATATCTTATCGTTCTTTCATTACTGTCATTTATAGGTAGTAAAGAATTTAAAGGATTGAACTTTATTCACTATCCATTTGACTTTATCGTTATTATTATTGTGGCACTTATCTTCTATTACATCGGCACAACGAGTTCATTTGAAAGCGTCTATTTCCGTCGAGCAAAACGTATCAATACGAAGATGACCGAAACATTGGATAAAGAAACCAAGTCATCTCATTAA